A genomic window from Solanum dulcamara chromosome 11, daSolDulc1.2, whole genome shotgun sequence includes:
- the LOC129873575 gene encoding GDSL esterase/lipase At1g29660-like has protein sequence MAFYVTIIFTTVFLVLNLVEGAPQVPCYFIFGDSLLDNGNNNDLDTAARANYPPYGVDFPDGPTGRFTNGRNIADFLAEHLGFDHYIPSFASATGDEILEGVNYASGSAGIRNDTGSHLGYRIYLGKQLENHKVTISRIADLLGDTTLAKNHLNKCLFIVGMGSNDYINNFLMPDIYQSSHLYSPTQYATLLIDQYSKQLKELYSDGARKIALFGLPQIGCIPDQLKQHSTIFCVDSTNKAVQLFNKNLKALVDDLNTNLTDAQFIYINMYSISSAIAITLLNNPCCQVSKTMPEGQCIPEKSPCLIRATHFFYDNFHPTEIGNSIATNRAYRALLPSDSYPMDIRHLVSANNLYYDDQ, from the exons ATGGCGTTCTATGTTACAATTATATTCACTACTGTATTTTTAGTCTTGAACTTAGTTGAAGGCGCACCACAAGTACCTTGCTATTTCATTTTTGGAGACTCGTTACTTGATAATGGCAACAACAATGACCTTGACACAGCGGCAAGGGCTAATTATCCACCTTATGGAGTTGACTTCCCAGATGGTCCGACTGGTCGATTCACCAATGGCCGGAATATAGCTGACTTCCTAG CGGAACACCTTGGTTTTGATCACTACATACCATCTTTTGCAAGTGCAACGGGTGATGAGATTTTGGAAGGGGTGAATTATGCATCTGGTTCGGCTGGAATTCGCAATGATACGGGAAGTCATCTT GGGTATCGGATTTACTTGGGAAAACAATTGGAGAATCATAAAGTGACAATTTCTCGTATTGCTGATTTACTGGGGGATACAACTTTAGCCAAAAATCACTTGAATAAGTGCCTTTTCATTGTTGGAATGGGCAGCAATGACTACATCAATAATTTTCTAATGCCAGATATATACCAATCAAGTCATTTGTACTCACCAACTCAGTATGCAACACTCTTGATTGATCAATACTCCAAACAATTaaag GAGTTGTATTCAGATGGAGCAAGGAAAATAGCCCTTTTTGGACTGCCCCAAATAGGTTGCATTCCAGATCAGTTGAAACAACACAGCACAATTTTTTGTGTGGATTCAACAAATAAGGCAGTTCAGTTATTCAACAAAAACTTAAAAGCTCTTGTTGATGATCTCAATACCAATTTAACAGATGCACAATTCATATACATAAACATGTATAGCATCTCATCAGCGATTG CTATAACTCTTTTGAATAATCCATGCTGCCAAGTTTCTAAGACTATGCCTGAAGGACAATGTATTCCAGAAAAATCTCCATGTCTCATTAGAGCTacacattttttttatgataatttcCATCCTACAGAAATTGGCAATTCCATTGCAACAAATAGAGCTTACAGAGCTCTTCTACCGTCTGATTCTTATCCAATGGATATACGTCACTTGGTCAGTGCCAACAATTTGTACTATGATGATCAGTAA
- the LOC129873574 gene encoding GDSL esterase/lipase At1g29670-like isoform X1 yields the protein MASTDIIVWFVMMMSTILLVFLNSKPLLVKGEQKVPCLFILGDSLFDNGNNNNLLTAAKANYPPYGIDFPHGPTGRFTNGRNVADFIAELLGFDKYIEPFATVKGVDMFKGVNYASGAAGILDETGIHVTCTVLIVQGDRISLNTQLLNHNVTISHMSTLLGNNILAMEYLSKCIYIVQMGNNDYINNYLLPQLYPSSHLYKPEQFATILIQQYSEQLKTLYLYGARKVVVFGLGDIGCVPTELDSYGTDDSVCVNSIDSAVQKFSDKIKPMIDDLNSNLPNANFIYINSTSIAVPYPSSIGITNLREPCCEISAIIGEGQCKHGGGACSDRSAHYFWDGFHPSEAPNKVTAERAYTALLSTDAYPFDISQLAQL from the exons atgGCTAGTACTGACATCATTGTATGGTTTGTGATGATGATGTCTACAATATTGCTAGTTTTTCTGAATTCAAAACCATTGTTGGTAAAAGGTGAACAAAAGGTGCCCTGTTTGTTCATATTGGGAGATTCTTTATTTGATAATGGAAATAACAATAATCTCCTCACTGCTGCGAAGGCTAATTATCCACCTTATGGAATTGATTTTCCTCATGGTCCTACTGGTAGATTCACCAATGGCCGGAATGTAGCAGACTTTATCG CTGAACTATTGGGTTTCGATAAGTATATTGAGCCATTTGCTACTGTGAAGGGTGTGGATATGTTTAAGGGGGTGAACTATGCATCTGGTGCAGCTGGAATTCTTGACGAAACAGGAATTCATGTG ACTTGTACCGTTCTTATCGTTCAGGGAGACAGAATCAGCTTGAATACGCAATTGCTAAATCACAACGTGACAATTTCCCACATGTCTACTCTGCTTGGAAATAACATCTTAGCTATGGAGTACCTAAGCAAATGTATATACATTGTTCAAATGGGCAACAATGATTATATCAATAACTATTTGCTGCCTCAGTTGTACCCATCAAGCCATTTGTACAAACCAGAACAGTTTGCTACAATCCTAATTCAGCAATACTCAGAACAATTAAAG ACTTTGTACCTTTACGGAGCAAGAAAAGTTGTTGTATTCGGTCTAGGAGATATAGGCTGTGTTCCAACAGAATTGGATTCGTATGGGACAGATGACTCTGTGTGTGTCAACTCTATAGATAGTGCAGTCCAAAAATTCTCGGACAAGATTAAACCAATGATCGATGATCTCAACAGTAATTTGCCCAACgcaaatttcatatacataaatTCAACAAGCATTGCAGTACCATATCCTTCATCTATCG GTATAACAAATCTACGTGAACCATGCTGCGAAATTTCGGCCATTATAGGTGAAGGGCAGTGCAAACATGGAGGAGGTGCATGCAGTGATAGATCAGCACATTATTTTTGGGATGGTTTTCACCCCTCAGAAGCTCCAAATAAGGTCACTGCTGAAAGAGCTTACACTGCTCTTCTATCCACTGATGCCTATCCTTTTGACATTAGTCAGTTGGCTCAGCTCTAA
- the LOC129873574 gene encoding GDSL esterase/lipase At1g29670-like isoform X2 — protein MASTDIIVWFVMMMSTILLVFLNSKPLLVKGEQKVPCLFILGDSLFDNGNNNNLLTAAKANYPPYGIDFPHGPTGRFTNGRNVADFIAELLGFDKYIEPFATVKGVDMFKGVNYASGAAGILDETGIHVGDRISLNTQLLNHNVTISHMSTLLGNNILAMEYLSKCIYIVQMGNNDYINNYLLPQLYPSSHLYKPEQFATILIQQYSEQLKTLYLYGARKVVVFGLGDIGCVPTELDSYGTDDSVCVNSIDSAVQKFSDKIKPMIDDLNSNLPNANFIYINSTSIAVPYPSSIGITNLREPCCEISAIIGEGQCKHGGGACSDRSAHYFWDGFHPSEAPNKVTAERAYTALLSTDAYPFDISQLAQL, from the exons atgGCTAGTACTGACATCATTGTATGGTTTGTGATGATGATGTCTACAATATTGCTAGTTTTTCTGAATTCAAAACCATTGTTGGTAAAAGGTGAACAAAAGGTGCCCTGTTTGTTCATATTGGGAGATTCTTTATTTGATAATGGAAATAACAATAATCTCCTCACTGCTGCGAAGGCTAATTATCCACCTTATGGAATTGATTTTCCTCATGGTCCTACTGGTAGATTCACCAATGGCCGGAATGTAGCAGACTTTATCG CTGAACTATTGGGTTTCGATAAGTATATTGAGCCATTTGCTACTGTGAAGGGTGTGGATATGTTTAAGGGGGTGAACTATGCATCTGGTGCAGCTGGAATTCTTGACGAAACAGGAATTCATGTG GGAGACAGAATCAGCTTGAATACGCAATTGCTAAATCACAACGTGACAATTTCCCACATGTCTACTCTGCTTGGAAATAACATCTTAGCTATGGAGTACCTAAGCAAATGTATATACATTGTTCAAATGGGCAACAATGATTATATCAATAACTATTTGCTGCCTCAGTTGTACCCATCAAGCCATTTGTACAAACCAGAACAGTTTGCTACAATCCTAATTCAGCAATACTCAGAACAATTAAAG ACTTTGTACCTTTACGGAGCAAGAAAAGTTGTTGTATTCGGTCTAGGAGATATAGGCTGTGTTCCAACAGAATTGGATTCGTATGGGACAGATGACTCTGTGTGTGTCAACTCTATAGATAGTGCAGTCCAAAAATTCTCGGACAAGATTAAACCAATGATCGATGATCTCAACAGTAATTTGCCCAACgcaaatttcatatacataaatTCAACAAGCATTGCAGTACCATATCCTTCATCTATCG GTATAACAAATCTACGTGAACCATGCTGCGAAATTTCGGCCATTATAGGTGAAGGGCAGTGCAAACATGGAGGAGGTGCATGCAGTGATAGATCAGCACATTATTTTTGGGATGGTTTTCACCCCTCAGAAGCTCCAAATAAGGTCACTGCTGAAAGAGCTTACACTGCTCTTCTATCCACTGATGCCTATCCTTTTGACATTAGTCAGTTGGCTCAGCTCTAA